The DNA region CCTTCCGCTTCGCCAAGCAGCTACGCCAGTTCGTCAGGGGTGGGTCTTACAGCAACTTGAGCCGGGCGACCCTTCCGCTCCAGATGAAGCACGAGTACATCGACTACAAGATCTTCCGGGCGATCGACAGCTATCGTCCGAGCGCCCCATTCCGGGGCAGGATCACCATCGTGCGCACCGCGGCCAGCCCGCGCGGCGAGATCGACGTGAACCAGGAGTGGTTCGATCACACGACCGAAGGCGGAGATGTTCACGTCGTGTCGGGGCATCATGGAAACTGGCTCGACGATCACATCGACGAATTTATCGCTGTGCTCAAAACGGCTCTGAATTAGGTGGAAACGTCAATCGAAGGTCCGGGCGAAACGCAAATGAATCCGATCGAATCCAGCCATCGCCCGGGTCAGGCGCAACGTTCCTTTCCGCGGAAAGAAAAGGCGACGCCGCCGAATCCTGGTTTCACCACCCAAATGATCGACAAATATAGAAAGGACCTCCTGTCTCATTTCATATACGAGAGAGTGCGGAACTCGCTTGCCAAAGTCGGCTTGAGAATCTCGCTTTCCATCGTGTTCGAAGAAAGGCCCCTCGGCGGCGCGGCTCCGAGCGCGGCGCTCGCGGACTGTCGCCTCGGCCTCCTGAGCGAGGCGGACATGCCCGAGCTGGCCGCGGTGGAAGGCTATGGCTATTCGAGCGCAGATCTCGTGACTAGGCTGAAAAACCGTTCCCTATGTGTTGCTTTGCGGCACCAGGAAAGGATCGTCGCATTCACCTGGTGCGACACCGAAAATTGCCGCCATAAGATCTTGCCGGTTGAATTATCGGAAAATGAGGCCTTTCTCTACGATGCCTATACGGCGAAAGCGTATCGCGGTAAGAACCTCATTGTGTTGGTCCGGCATCGAGCGTACGAGGAATTGGAAAAGATCGGTCGTTTCAGATTCCTCAGCACCTCCGACTTTTTCAATAGGCCGGCGAACAGATTCAAGAAGAAGCTGCATGCCGTTCCCCTGCAGTTGGTCTTCTACATTTGTCTTTTCAATAAAATCGAAAAAAAATTCGACCTGAAGGAATATAAGCCAAGGTCTTTGAGATAGCCGATAGTGCCAACACGCCGGAGGAGAGCGTGCGGTCATTGGCCGCGGCGTTTCCAGAAGCCGAGACACAATACCTCGCCGGTCTTTTTGAACAGCGAGGAGCTCAGCGGCGTTTGTGGTCATGCATTTTAGAATTTTTGCCGCCGGGATTTCCGCTGCCTGCCAAACTTTCAGATAGTCCAACGCCATTTGTCCGCGGGTCATTCCGGGGAGATCTAAAATGACATCGGTGCCAAACGCCATTTTCACACCTATTTTGTGTGCACGTTTGAGACGATCAATAACCTGATTGGCGGTCTTTTTAGCTTTAGCATCGCTTGATCCCATCGCTTTTAGATGCTCTTCGGGAAAATCAGTTCCAACCAGAAAAATTCCCTTTTCTTTCATGAGCTTGAGCTGTTCATCCGAAAGTTCAAATCCGTGTTCAATGGATTCTGGACCGGCATTGATAACATTGGTAGCAGCTTGACCGCCATAAACGTGAATCGATATGGTCAAACCCGCGTTATGAGTTTCGGTCACTGCGGCTTTAATTTCATCTTCCGTATAAAAGAAAATGCCGTTGTCCGCCACCA from candidate division KSB1 bacterium includes:
- a CDS encoding amidohydrolase family protein, whose translation is MKKYFTLTILLMSLIICSFIHGQTVAIKAGHLIDPSSGKATKDQIILVEDKKITAVGADIDISKADEVIDLSDSWVLPGLMDAHVHMTFGLPPYVKTNSDWEMYFLKESTAYRALRGVRKSIEALEAGFTTLKDIGNDANYAMIDVRKAIEAGYFVGPTLITSGKIIAAFGGQSSGFSPEQGEFWQYEYIDADTPDEIRKAVRRNIYYGANTIKLVADNGIFFYTEDEIKAAVTETHNAGLTISIHVYGGQAATNVINAGPESIEHGFELSDEQLKLMKEKGIFLVGTDFPEEHLKAMGSSDAKAKKTANQVIDRLKRAHKIGVKMAFGTDVILDLPGMTRGQMALDYLKVWQAAEIPAAKILKCMTTNAAELLAVQKDRRGIVSRLLETPRPMTARSPPACWHYRLSQRPWLIFLQVEFFFDFIEKTNVEDQLQGNGMQLLLESVRRPIEKVGGAEESETTDLFQFLVRSMPDQHNEVLTAIRFRRIGIVEKGLIFR